In Ruania zhangjianzhongii, the following proteins share a genomic window:
- a CDS encoding HTTM domain-containing protein, which yields MSAKNATNAKKNDGAPAAATSASPPAGRGQRRSVPAAGAQTLAVLIGELLRMIGSLVDRGIAFVESWLVDAKRARYGLAITRILLGVTGLGLLATNFRTRYYAFGSGSAWNGEAAQPVSDFPQIPIFSGFHRVALNDTAFTAAYLALAALAVLVILGWRMKIVLPVYFVAWVSFIEMNDSLGDQGDNMYRITLLALLFADTAGRWSLDARRRARLPEGGTWWQRAWRGGPFVPAWITNSAHNLVLVAVACHVCFVYASGALYKAGGEPWQHGYAIYNPLHTQRFGTWPELSELFTTWSPMVTAISWSSIILQMAFPMMLLRRFTRVIALVGIGSFHLGIAILMGLPWFSLAMIAIDAIFIRDVTWKAVGTRIGTVWRESRDRADPPEQDPPPDAEPDEPAVTAPARSETMAR from the coding sequence GTGAGCGCCAAGAACGCCACGAACGCGAAGAAGAACGACGGCGCTCCCGCCGCGGCCACGTCTGCGTCACCGCCCGCAGGGCGCGGGCAGCGCAGGTCGGTGCCCGCCGCCGGTGCGCAGACGCTCGCAGTGCTGATCGGCGAGCTGCTCCGGATGATCGGGTCCCTGGTGGACCGCGGCATCGCTTTCGTCGAGTCCTGGTTGGTGGACGCCAAACGGGCTCGCTACGGCCTCGCGATCACCCGGATCCTGCTCGGCGTGACCGGGCTCGGACTGCTCGCCACCAACTTCCGCACCCGGTACTACGCATTCGGCAGCGGATCCGCCTGGAACGGTGAGGCCGCCCAGCCGGTCAGCGACTTCCCGCAGATCCCGATCTTCAGCGGTTTCCACCGCGTTGCCCTGAACGACACCGCCTTCACCGCCGCCTACCTGGCGCTGGCCGCTCTGGCGGTGCTGGTGATCCTGGGCTGGCGGATGAAGATCGTGCTGCCGGTCTACTTCGTCGCCTGGGTGTCCTTCATCGAGATGAACGACAGCCTCGGCGACCAGGGCGACAACATGTACCGGATCACCCTGCTGGCGCTGCTGTTCGCCGACACCGCCGGCCGCTGGTCCCTGGACGCCCGCCGCCGCGCCCGGCTCCCGGAGGGCGGCACCTGGTGGCAGCGTGCCTGGCGCGGTGGGCCGTTCGTCCCGGCCTGGATCACCAACTCCGCGCACAACCTGGTGCTGGTGGCGGTGGCCTGCCACGTCTGCTTCGTCTACGCCTCCGGCGCGCTGTACAAGGCCGGCGGCGAGCCGTGGCAGCACGGCTACGCGATCTACAACCCGCTGCACACCCAGCGGTTCGGCACCTGGCCTGAGCTGAGCGAGCTGTTCACCACCTGGTCGCCGATGGTCACCGCGATCTCGTGGAGCTCGATCATCCTGCAGATGGCCTTCCCGATGATGTTGCTGCGCCGGTTTACCCGGGTGATCGCGCTGGTCGGCATCGGCTCCTTCCACCTGGGGATCGCGATCCTGATGGGGCTGCCCTGGTTCTCCCTGGCGATGATCGCCATCGACGCGATCTTCATCCGGGACGTCACCTGGAAGGCGGTCGGGACGAGGATCGGCACCGTCTGGCGAGAATCCCGGGATCGCGCCGATCCACCGGAACAGGACCCGCCCCCGGATGCCGAACCAGACGAGCCGGCCGTGACTGCCCCCGCCCGATCGGAGACAATGGCGAGATGA
- a CDS encoding YPDG domain-containing protein, with product MGLTHVPPPAAAEPGDDSEALAQLIDGSVLEGLDADALADLVAAVSTESGNPSDVGPNPATIDAALLDETALLDLGLLSLPLIGDGSNGGLLNLGPDAAAGLLNGYAASPTAEESLAASGAVGADGSIDADAGSSTEAATLDLTALLGQVGVDGLTDEIVDQVALELGALASRAEQTQPGDPAGEYLLAGAEVQLHSPLVDGLAGTVQDTVGELEGTVNGALGPDGAVQGLLDAVTIAPANLGVGPISLATVDFGAPTVDATVDLTAVTDDILVGQISEGAVTIDLSTGTIAIDLEQLHADGLNGLDPNTNLLTTGEINQVTTAITNLLDDLLDNVAQALDDAILGTAVTVDLHPSVTLLSGVVGDANVGATLAGTLGDFLGVTETDPDLDVTGSVSLSLLVTELELDASGLLNLLEPVITAALGAVGGAFDSLLNPDDTEGTPALGVVAALQTTLSELLDGLDVINPLLEQLLTLTVNAQPTELEPPAEGDLGEDSFTVRALSVELLPNVLGGVVLDLASSTIRTAQAPTTAETLDVTYTPTEAAPGTEAVSDAPTFTLTEGGDPATAPEGTTFAFGPDAPEGATIDPDTGVITWTPGVENANSTVDIPVVVTYPDESADTAVAPFQVADVSANLLDPAYEPTDATPGVETTTGPPTFTDGDGATVAPPAGTTFELGPDAPADATIDPDTGVITWTPGVEDANDTTSIPVVVTYPDTSTDDTTADFVVAALADSLTPAYTDTLAEIGVEASSEAPTFTDGAGADAEAPVGTTYSLGEGAPEGATIDPDTGVVTWTPGVENANSTEEIPVLVTYPDDSTGNVLAPFQVGDVTAADLEPAYETTPAEVGVPAESTAPTFTDSEGAEAEAPEGTAYGLGEGAPEGATIDPDTGVITWTPAVEDANDITLIPVVVTYPDTSVDSLDAPFEVAALADTLAPAYTDTPAQVGVEAVSDPPTFTDGEGADAEAPEGTTYSLGEGAPEGASIDPDTGVISWTPSEEDADTLVEIPVVVTYPDNSTDDATAAFDVDEYNGNASASAAASANADDESNASAEAAAEVAANADATTTSSAAADVDATAAAQAAANEDASSDASADVEVDANASAAAAAQAAANADNTADANAAASADQSAQTDTDTSANANSAAAAEAASTADSSSEASANATAEADSNTNASASAAASANADDDSNASAEVAAQAAANDDASSTSSAAADADATAAAQSAANEDASSDASADVEVDANASAAAAAQAAANANNESDTNAEASAAADATAENDANSNSASAANAAATADSSAEASAAATADSNASSDDAADPDGSADDSTDPEADDSSDSDANTNASASAAASANADDDSNAAAEAAAQAAADPDADTAASAAADQDATAAAQSAANEDASSDASANVDSDANAAAAAAAQAAANTDNDSDSNAEASAAASAEAEADANAAASAAAEAASTADSSAEASAAASANASSAADGDESGLAATVRYAEIVRDTGVVQEVYGTGFAAGESVTATVNSTPFDLTATANEDGDVTFAFEVDSDFELGEHYVIVVGETSGEVPEANTATDFVVVAAGSGGASASGSSDASGSGADLPDTGANLNPGLLIGALLLLLVGAGLAVAAKLRRRGQEG from the coding sequence GTGGGGCTCACCCACGTGCCCCCACCGGCCGCGGCCGAGCCGGGTGACGACAGCGAGGCGCTCGCCCAGCTCATCGACGGTTCGGTGCTGGAGGGGCTGGATGCCGACGCGCTGGCTGACCTGGTGGCGGCCGTCAGCACTGAGTCCGGCAATCCCAGCGATGTGGGGCCGAACCCCGCGACCATCGACGCCGCTCTGCTCGATGAGACCGCTCTGCTCGATCTCGGATTGCTGAGCCTCCCGCTGATCGGGGACGGCAGCAACGGTGGACTGCTGAATCTCGGTCCAGATGCTGCTGCGGGCCTCCTGAACGGCTACGCGGCTTCGCCCACGGCGGAGGAGTCCCTGGCTGCCTCTGGCGCGGTCGGTGCCGACGGCTCGATCGATGCCGACGCCGGCAGCAGCACCGAAGCCGCGACCTTGGACCTCACGGCGCTGCTCGGCCAGGTGGGTGTCGACGGGCTGACCGATGAGATCGTCGACCAGGTCGCCCTCGAACTGGGTGCACTGGCCTCCCGCGCCGAGCAGACTCAGCCGGGCGACCCGGCGGGCGAGTACCTGCTCGCCGGCGCCGAGGTGCAGCTGCACAGCCCACTGGTTGACGGCCTCGCCGGCACAGTGCAGGACACTGTGGGCGAGCTTGAGGGCACGGTGAACGGCGCCCTTGGCCCGGATGGCGCGGTGCAGGGCCTGCTGGACGCGGTGACTATCGCTCCGGCTAACCTCGGTGTTGGCCCGATTAGCCTGGCCACAGTCGACTTCGGTGCGCCGACTGTCGACGCCACGGTGGATCTGACCGCAGTCACGGACGACATCCTCGTCGGCCAGATCAGCGAGGGCGCGGTCACGATCGACCTGTCCACGGGCACGATCGCGATCGATCTGGAGCAGCTGCACGCCGACGGGCTGAACGGACTCGACCCGAACACGAACTTGCTCACCACCGGTGAGATCAACCAGGTCACCACGGCGATCACGAACCTGCTCGACGATCTGCTGGACAACGTCGCGCAGGCGCTCGACGACGCCATTCTGGGTACTGCCGTCACCGTCGACCTCCACCCGAGCGTCACTCTGCTCAGCGGCGTCGTCGGCGATGCAAATGTTGGTGCGACGCTCGCCGGGACGCTCGGAGACTTCCTCGGTGTGACCGAGACCGACCCGGACCTGGATGTCACGGGCTCCGTCTCCCTCAGCCTTCTTGTCACAGAGCTCGAGCTCGATGCAAGCGGCCTGCTGAACCTGCTGGAGCCTGTGATCACGGCCGCGCTGGGCGCAGTCGGCGGGGCCTTCGACAGCCTCCTGAACCCGGACGACACCGAGGGCACCCCCGCGCTCGGCGTCGTCGCTGCCCTGCAGACGACGCTCAGCGAGCTGCTCGACGGCCTGGACGTCATCAACCCGCTGCTCGAGCAGCTGCTCACCCTGACGGTGAACGCGCAGCCGACCGAGCTCGAGCCGCCGGCTGAGGGCGACCTCGGTGAAGACTCCTTCACGGTGCGGGCGCTCTCGGTGGAACTGCTGCCGAACGTGCTCGGCGGTGTGGTGCTGGACCTGGCCTCGTCCACGATCCGTACCGCCCAGGCGCCGACCACTGCCGAGACCCTGGACGTCACCTACACCCCGACCGAGGCGGCACCGGGCACGGAGGCGGTCTCCGACGCGCCGACCTTCACCCTCACCGAGGGTGGCGACCCGGCGACAGCCCCGGAGGGCACCACGTTCGCGTTCGGCCCGGATGCCCCAGAGGGCGCAACGATCGACCCGGACACCGGTGTGATCACCTGGACCCCGGGCGTCGAGAACGCGAACAGCACGGTAGACATCCCGGTCGTCGTGACCTACCCGGATGAGTCGGCCGACACCGCGGTGGCACCGTTCCAGGTGGCCGACGTCTCGGCGAACCTGCTCGACCCGGCCTACGAGCCGACCGACGCCACACCCGGTGTGGAGACCACGACCGGTCCGCCGACGTTCACCGATGGTGACGGCGCTACAGTCGCCCCGCCGGCGGGCACCACGTTCGAGCTCGGCCCGGACGCTCCGGCGGATGCGACGATCGACCCGGACACCGGTGTGATCACCTGGACCCCCGGCGTCGAGGACGCGAACGACACCACGTCCATCCCGGTGGTGGTGACCTACCCGGACACCTCCACGGACGACACGACCGCGGACTTCGTGGTCGCCGCTCTGGCGGACTCGCTCACCCCGGCCTACACGGACACTCTCGCCGAGATCGGCGTGGAGGCCTCCTCCGAGGCGCCGACGTTCACCGATGGTGCGGGTGCTGATGCTGAGGCTCCGGTGGGCACCACCTACAGCCTGGGTGAGGGTGCACCGGAGGGTGCGACCATCGACCCGGACACCGGTGTCGTCACCTGGACCCCCGGCGTCGAGAACGCGAACAGCACCGAGGAGATCCCGGTGCTGGTGACCTATCCGGACGACTCGACCGGCAACGTCCTCGCACCGTTCCAGGTGGGCGACGTGACCGCAGCGGACCTCGAGCCGGCCTACGAGACCACCCCGGCTGAGGTGGGCGTACCGGCCGAGTCCACCGCGCCGACGTTCACGGACAGTGAGGGTGCGGAGGCGGAGGCACCGGAAGGCACGGCCTACGGCCTCGGTGAGGGTGCACCGGAGGGGGCGACGATCGACCCGGACACCGGTGTGATCACCTGGACCCCCGCCGTCGAGGATGCCAACGACATCACGCTGATCCCCGTGGTGGTCACCTACCCGGACACCTCGGTCGACTCGCTGGACGCACCCTTCGAGGTGGCCGCGCTGGCGGACACGCTGGCCCCGGCCTACACCGACACACCGGCTCAGGTGGGTGTCGAAGCGGTCTCCGACCCGCCGACGTTCACCGATGGTGAGGGTGCGGACGCGGAGGCACCAGAGGGCACGACCTACAGCCTGGGTGAGGGTGCACCGGAGGGTGCGTCCATCGACCCGGACACCGGCGTGATCAGCTGGACCCCGTCCGAGGAGGACGCGGACACCCTGGTGGAGATCCCCGTGGTGGTGACGTACCCGGACAACTCGACCGACGACGCCACCGCTGCGTTCGACGTCGACGAGTACAACGGCAACGCCTCGGCCTCGGCTGCGGCATCGGCGAACGCCGACGATGAGTCGAACGCCTCGGCGGAGGCTGCTGCTGAGGTAGCGGCCAATGCCGATGCGACCACCACGTCCTCGGCTGCTGCCGATGTCGATGCCACGGCGGCTGCTCAGGCGGCGGCGAACGAGGATGCGTCCTCGGACGCGTCGGCCGACGTTGAGGTGGATGCGAACGCCTCGGCTGCTGCTGCGGCTCAGGCTGCGGCGAACGCGGACAACACCGCGGACGCCAACGCTGCCGCCAGCGCCGATCAGTCGGCACAGACGGACACCGACACCTCGGCGAACGCGAACTCCGCTGCCGCCGCTGAAGCTGCCTCGACCGCGGACTCGTCCTCGGAGGCCTCAGCGAACGCCACGGCGGAAGCGGACTCGAACACCAACGCCTCGGCGTCGGCTGCAGCGTCGGCGAATGCGGACGATGACTCGAACGCTTCGGCGGAGGTGGCTGCTCAGGCTGCTGCCAACGATGATGCGTCGAGCACGTCCTCGGCTGCTGCCGATGCTGACGCCACGGCGGCTGCCCAGTCGGCGGCGAACGAGGATGCGTCCTCGGACGCGTCGGCCGACGTTGAGGTGGATGCGAACGCCTCGGCCGCTGCTGCGGCTCAGGCTGCGGCGAATGCGAACAACGAGTCCGACACCAACGCGGAGGCCTCGGCCGCTGCGGACGCCACCGCCGAGAACGATGCCAACTCGAACTCGGCATCCGCTGCCAACGCTGCCGCCACCGCGGACTCCTCCGCGGAGGCCTCGGCTGCGGCGACTGCTGATTCGAACGCCTCCTCGGACGATGCCGCGGATCCGGACGGTTCGGCGGACGACTCCACCGACCCGGAGGCGGACGACTCGTCCGACTCGGACGCGAACACCAACGCCTCGGCCTCGGCTGCGGCGTCGGCGAACGCGGACGACGACTCCAACGCCGCTGCTGAGGCTGCTGCTCAGGCCGCTGCTGACCCGGACGCGGACACCGCAGCCTCCGCAGCTGCTGACCAGGACGCCACTGCGGCGGCCCAGTCGGCAGCGAACGAGGACGCGTCCTCGGACGCCTCGGCGAACGTGGACAGCGACGCCAACGCGGCTGCTGCCGCAGCGGCACAGGCTGCGGCGAACACGGACAATGACTCGGACAGCAACGCGGAGGCCTCGGCTGCCGCGTCTGCCGAGGCAGAGGCTGACGCCAACGCTGCGGCCTCGGCCGCCGCTGAGGCTGCGTCCACGGCGGACTCCTCCGCGGAGGCCTCTGCTGCCGCATCGGCGAACGCCAGCTCGGCTGCCGACGGTGACGAGTCCGGCCTGGCGGCCACCGTCCGGTACGCGGAGATCGTCCGCGACACCGGCGTGGTCCAGGAGGTCTACGGCACCGGGTTCGCCGCCGGTGAGTCGGTGACCGCCACGGTGAACTCCACCCCGTTCGACCTCACGGCTACCGCCAACGAGGACGGCGACGTGACGTTCGCCTTCGAGGTCGACTCCGACTTCGAGCTGGGTGAGCACTACGTGATCGTGGTGGGCGAGACCTCGGGCGAGGTTCCCGAGGCGAACACCGCCACCGACTTCGTGGTGGTGGCTGCCGGCAGCGGCGGCGCGAGTGCCTCCGGGAGCTCGGACGCCTCCGGTAGCGGTGCCGATCTGCCGGACACCGGGGCGAACCTGAACCCGGGTCTGCTGATCGGAGCCCTGCTCCTCCTCCTGGTCGGTGCTGGCCTGGCGGTCGCCGCCAAGCTCCGCCGTCGCGGACAGGAAGGCTGA
- a CDS encoding DUF5819 family protein: protein MTKSDSQEAAPDTEEPREHTRLTTVKRVVILLGAFFTAWHIFATFLWIAPGSGLRDVVPGTLLHDYMIPMHGQSWSVFAPNPINGDYRLQVRAVTGSGEDAVETEWVDATAAEITMLTHNLFPPRASNAAMDVASRFKGAFDDLNEAQQEIVALGYYQGEDWRDRLQAALLEHGNEAAVMEYLETERLAGAYSTQVAQALWGEDVQQVQFIVSRQNVIPFAERNNPDAERPAVQPAPTGWRGPIVEPGQSQERFAEIFLTGVEESGQ from the coding sequence ATGACGAAGTCGGACAGCCAGGAGGCTGCGCCAGATACCGAGGAACCGCGCGAGCACACCAGGCTCACCACCGTCAAACGGGTGGTCATCCTGCTCGGCGCGTTCTTCACCGCCTGGCACATCTTCGCCACGTTCCTGTGGATCGCCCCCGGCTCCGGGCTGCGCGACGTGGTGCCCGGCACCCTGTTGCACGACTACATGATCCCGATGCACGGGCAGAGCTGGAGCGTGTTCGCACCGAACCCGATCAACGGTGACTACCGGCTGCAGGTGCGGGCCGTGACCGGCTCGGGCGAGGACGCAGTCGAGACCGAGTGGGTGGACGCCACTGCTGCCGAGATCACCATGCTCACCCACAACCTCTTTCCGCCGCGGGCATCCAATGCCGCGATGGACGTCGCCTCCCGGTTCAAGGGGGCCTTCGACGACCTGAACGAGGCGCAGCAGGAGATCGTCGCGCTGGGCTACTACCAGGGTGAGGACTGGCGAGATCGGCTCCAGGCGGCCCTGCTGGAGCACGGGAACGAGGCCGCCGTGATGGAGTACCTGGAGACCGAACGCCTCGCCGGCGCCTACTCCACCCAGGTGGCGCAGGCGCTGTGGGGCGAGGACGTGCAGCAGGTGCAGTTCATCGTCAGCCGGCAGAACGTGATCCCGTTCGCCGAACGGAACAACCCGGATGCCGAGCGGCCCGCCGTCCAGCCCGCACCCACCGGCTGGCGCGGGCCGATCGTCGAACCCGGCCAGTCCCAGGAGCGCTTCGCCGAGATCTTCCTCACCGGGGTGGAGGAGTCCGGGCAGTGA
- a CDS encoding tripartite tricarboxylate transporter TctB family protein yields MSDDVRAPAATARHPGRGPRNESVLKIAFPGVLFVFSVAIVVQAVQLTGPLAESNAQLYPIVVASLLALGSVVSIIGAVRGTGEPLPHTVAAAGTDEPDEAAEQDRGGRTRALVVLIASVAYPLAMPVLGFHLTTVVYASALSYLLQERSWRGRAVAAATGVGITLFCHLTFVLVLQARLPTGVIF; encoded by the coding sequence ATGAGCGACGACGTCCGTGCGCCGGCAGCGACTGCACGACACCCCGGACGCGGTCCCCGCAACGAGTCCGTGCTGAAGATCGCCTTCCCCGGCGTGCTGTTCGTCTTCTCCGTGGCCATCGTCGTGCAAGCGGTCCAGCTGACCGGGCCACTCGCCGAGTCCAACGCGCAGCTGTATCCGATCGTGGTGGCGAGTCTGCTGGCTCTCGGTTCAGTGGTCTCCATCATCGGCGCGGTCCGCGGCACCGGCGAGCCGCTGCCGCACACCGTGGCCGCCGCGGGCACCGATGAGCCGGACGAGGCAGCAGAGCAGGACCGCGGCGGGCGTACCCGTGCGCTCGTGGTGCTGATCGCCAGTGTGGCGTACCCGCTGGCCATGCCCGTGCTCGGCTTTCACCTGACGACGGTGGTGTATGCGAGTGCACTGAGCTACCTGCTGCAGGAACGGTCCTGGCGCGGACGGGCGGTAGCCGCCGCCACCGGCGTGGGGATCACGCTCTTCTGCCACCTCACCTTCGTGCTGGTGCTGCAGGCCAGGTTGCCTACTGGGGTGATCTTCTGA
- a CDS encoding tripartite tricarboxylate transporter substrate binding protein — translation MRTTPGTGRRSAAPWIAAAVAVGTILSGCGAAGPYPDGTVELMIPWSAGGGSDLSARLFVSELEEPLSATISPANEPGANGAIGWGSLAQADNDGYSVGLLTYDVLSNEILDPTSPALEDFDILAQYEQQELYFYVPSDSPYETAADLEGSNLTVGTSGMGGIDHQAPAALARELGVEWEYVPFDGQADGLTNLLGGNIDAFVFTPTVAAQYVEDGTLRILGTFASERTEEYPDTATFVEQGYDVPPIASFRGIAAPAGLDEEVRATLVEAIETTAQDEEYLAAAAEAGNTPRYRTGEDFEAYMNELRPTIADLLQEMGLAQAAG, via the coding sequence GTGCGTACTACCCCGGGAACTGGGCGACGCTCTGCGGCACCGTGGATCGCTGCCGCCGTAGCCGTGGGCACGATCCTGTCCGGTTGCGGTGCGGCGGGCCCCTACCCCGACGGCACAGTGGAGCTGATGATTCCGTGGTCGGCGGGCGGGGGATCCGACCTCTCGGCGCGGCTGTTCGTCAGCGAGCTCGAAGAGCCGCTGTCCGCCACCATCAGCCCGGCCAACGAGCCGGGCGCCAACGGTGCGATCGGGTGGGGAAGCCTGGCACAGGCGGACAACGACGGGTACTCCGTGGGCCTGCTCACCTACGACGTGCTGAGCAACGAGATCCTGGACCCGACCTCGCCCGCGCTGGAAGATTTCGACATCCTGGCCCAGTACGAGCAGCAGGAGCTGTACTTCTACGTTCCCAGCGACAGCCCGTACGAGACGGCTGCCGACCTCGAGGGGAGCAACCTGACCGTCGGTACCTCCGGGATGGGCGGGATCGACCATCAGGCCCCGGCAGCCCTGGCCCGAGAGCTGGGGGTGGAGTGGGAGTACGTCCCGTTCGATGGTCAGGCCGACGGTCTGACCAACCTGCTCGGCGGAAACATCGATGCCTTCGTCTTCACCCCGACGGTCGCGGCCCAGTACGTCGAGGACGGGACGTTGCGCATCCTGGGGACCTTCGCCAGTGAGCGCACCGAGGAGTACCCGGACACAGCGACCTTCGTCGAGCAGGGGTACGACGTGCCCCCGATCGCGTCCTTCCGGGGAATCGCGGCACCGGCTGGGCTCGATGAGGAGGTCCGGGCCACTCTCGTGGAGGCGATCGAGACCACGGCGCAGGACGAGGAGTATCTCGCCGCGGCTGCCGAGGCCGGGAACACGCCGCGGTACCGAACCGGTGAGGATTTCGAGGCGTACATGAATGAGCTTCGGCCCACGATCGCCGACCTGCTGCAAGAGATGGGCCTCGCCCAGGCGGCCGGATGA
- a CDS encoding phytoene desaturase family protein, with protein sequence MTRPSTDAVVIGSGPNGLAGAVTLARAGLEVTVLEAQPVAGGGARTLDSELADGLRHDVCSAVHALALASPFFRDFDLSARGVDLVVPEISYAQPLDGGRAAVAYRSLERTATELGVDGGAWRDLFAPLVENEQLLTALILGNRREVPPGLLTGPGLKALGAAVLRLLEQGTPAWNLRFRGDEAPALFSGVSAHAIATLPSLAAAGTSIMLATNAHGAGWPIPVGGSQAITAALIADLEAHGGRVVTGSEVTSWRQLPRARTYLADLAPAGLLRIWGERMRPSVRSALARFRYGNAAAKVDFVLSGPVPWADERMAGAGTVHVAGSRADMARAEAQVAGGVLPARPMMLFSDPALHDPSREVGGLRPGWAYAHVPAGCPVDVTELVTAQIERFAPGFRDVVVDARCTPADRMAEHNANYVRGDIAAGGLSTWGMLARPRLTTNPYAAGIPGVYLCSQSTPPGPGVHGMSGWHAARMALQQRFGLPAPDLAP encoded by the coding sequence ATGACTCGCCCCAGCACGGACGCCGTCGTCATCGGTTCCGGACCGAACGGACTGGCCGGTGCGGTGACCCTGGCCCGGGCCGGGCTCGAGGTGACTGTGCTGGAAGCACAGCCGGTGGCCGGGGGAGGGGCGCGCACCCTGGACTCCGAGCTCGCCGACGGGCTGCGGCACGACGTCTGCTCGGCGGTGCACGCCCTGGCACTGGCCAGCCCGTTCTTCCGAGACTTCGACCTGTCCGCCCGGGGGGTGGACCTGGTGGTCCCGGAGATCTCTTACGCCCAGCCGTTGGACGGTGGGCGTGCCGCCGTCGCGTACCGCTCGCTGGAGCGCACTGCGACAGAGCTGGGGGTCGACGGCGGAGCGTGGCGGGACCTGTTCGCTCCCCTGGTGGAGAACGAACAGCTCCTCACTGCGCTGATCCTCGGCAACCGCCGGGAGGTCCCGCCGGGGCTGCTCACCGGCCCCGGACTGAAGGCCCTCGGAGCCGCCGTGCTGCGGTTGCTCGAGCAGGGCACCCCCGCATGGAACCTGCGGTTCCGCGGCGACGAGGCACCGGCGCTGTTCTCCGGTGTGTCGGCGCACGCGATCGCCACCCTGCCCTCGCTCGCCGCGGCCGGTACCTCGATCATGCTCGCCACCAACGCCCACGGCGCCGGCTGGCCGATCCCGGTGGGGGGTTCGCAGGCCATCACGGCAGCGCTCATCGCTGACTTGGAGGCCCACGGCGGCCGGGTGGTCACCGGCAGCGAGGTGACCAGCTGGCGGCAGCTGCCGCGGGCACGCACCTACCTGGCCGACCTGGCCCCGGCCGGTCTGCTCCGGATCTGGGGGGAGCGGATGCGACCGTCGGTGCGCAGCGCGCTGGCCCGGTTCCGGTACGGCAATGCCGCCGCCAAGGTGGACTTCGTGCTCTCCGGCCCGGTGCCCTGGGCGGACGAGCGGATGGCCGGAGCGGGCACTGTGCACGTGGCCGGCAGCAGGGCCGATATGGCCCGCGCCGAGGCGCAGGTGGCGGGCGGTGTGCTGCCGGCACGGCCGATGATGCTGTTCAGTGATCCCGCACTGCATGACCCGAGCCGCGAGGTGGGCGGGCTGCGGCCGGGCTGGGCCTACGCGCACGTGCCTGCCGGGTGTCCGGTAGACGTCACCGAGCTGGTCACCGCGCAGATCGAACGATTCGCCCCCGGCTTCCGGGACGTCGTGGTCGACGCCCGGTGCACCCCCGCGGACCGGATGGCCGAGCACAACGCGAACTACGTGCGCGGCGACATCGCCGCCGGGGGGCTGAGTACCTGGGGGATGCTCGCTCGACCGCGGTTGACCACGAACCCGTACGCCGCCGGGATCCCCGGGGTCTACCTGTGCTCCCAGTCCACTCCGCCTGGACCGGGGGTGCACGGGATGAGTGGTTGGCACGCCGCCCGGATGGCGCTGCAGCAGCGGTTCGGCCTCCCGGCCCCCGATCTGGCTCCCTGA